Proteins from a single region of Bradyrhizobium diazoefficiens:
- a CDS encoding methyltransferase, which produces MIDVVTDLTEDAFLGGQLRLKQKRSGHRAGHDAILLAAATQAREGDRVVDLGAGVGTAGLALARRVAGIDVRLVEIDPELAGLARANAAANAIVADVIVLDVTADAQAFAAHGLMPDSADCVLMNPPFNDAARHRGSPDQARHTAHVATDETLHGWIHAARRILRSHGVLTLIWRADGIAEVLAALSRGFGSLSILPVHGETGRPAIRVLVRAVKGGRAPTRLLPGLMLNDESRVPKKEVRNILEGRAVLPLAEP; this is translated from the coding sequence ATGATTGACGTCGTCACAGATCTCACCGAGGACGCCTTTCTCGGCGGCCAGCTGCGCCTCAAGCAGAAGCGGTCCGGCCATCGCGCCGGGCACGACGCGATCCTGCTTGCGGCCGCGACACAGGCCCGTGAAGGCGATCGCGTGGTCGATCTCGGCGCCGGCGTCGGCACGGCCGGCCTCGCGCTCGCCCGGCGCGTCGCCGGGATCGATGTTCGTCTCGTCGAGATCGATCCGGAGCTGGCCGGCCTCGCGCGCGCCAATGCGGCCGCGAATGCGATTGTGGCGGACGTGATTGTGCTCGACGTCACGGCGGATGCGCAGGCTTTTGCCGCACATGGACTCATGCCCGACAGTGCCGACTGCGTGTTGATGAACCCGCCCTTCAACGATGCTGCGCGGCACCGCGGCTCGCCGGACCAGGCGCGCCACACCGCGCATGTGGCAACCGATGAGACGCTGCATGGCTGGATCCATGCAGCGCGGCGCATCCTCCGATCGCACGGTGTGCTGACCCTGATCTGGCGCGCCGACGGGATCGCGGAGGTCTTGGCAGCACTGTCACGCGGCTTCGGCAGCCTGTCGATCCTGCCGGTTCATGGCGAAACGGGGAGGCCTGCGATCCGTGTGCTGGTGCGCGCGGTCAAGGGCGGCCGGGCGCCGACGCGATTGCTGCCGGGCCTCATGCTCAATGATGAGTCACGCGTGCCTAAAAAAGAGGTGCGAAACATTTTGGAGGGGAGAGCAGTCTTGCCGCTGGCGGAGCCGTGA
- the fabF gene encoding beta-ketoacyl-ACP synthase II: MRRIVVTGMGAVSPLGCGVELSWRRLLAGRSGLRRLPEWSQALPARIAGLVPDKAGDADGGFDPAAAAAPKDQRKMDRFILFALLATAEAVAQAKWAPQDAASLERTATIIASGVGGFPAMAEAVRITEHRGARRLSPFTIPSFLANLAAGHVSIKYGYKGALGTPVTACAAGVQAIGDAARMISAGEADVAICGGAEACIDIVSLGGFAAARALSSGYNDEPARASRPFDRDRDGFVMGEGAGILVIEGLEHAQARGATPIAEIVGYGTTADAYHMTSGPPDGDGARRAMEIALRQAKLEPADLQHLNAHATSTPAGDESELGAIGALFGRNNSIAVSATKSATGHLLGAAGGLEAIFTVLALRDQVAPPTLNFENADSGAEGIDIVSGNARPMPMLNAISNGFGFGGVNASAIFRRIG, encoded by the coding sequence ATGCGTCGTATCGTGGTGACGGGAATGGGTGCGGTATCGCCGCTCGGCTGCGGCGTCGAATTGTCCTGGCGCCGGCTGCTCGCCGGTCGAAGCGGACTGCGCCGCTTGCCCGAATGGTCGCAGGCGTTGCCGGCACGCATCGCCGGTCTCGTGCCCGACAAGGCCGGTGATGCCGACGGCGGCTTCGATCCGGCAGCGGCCGCCGCCCCGAAAGACCAGCGCAAGATGGACCGCTTCATCCTGTTCGCGCTGCTCGCGACCGCGGAGGCCGTCGCGCAGGCCAAATGGGCGCCGCAGGATGCAGCGTCACTGGAGCGGACCGCAACGATCATCGCCTCAGGCGTCGGCGGCTTTCCTGCCATGGCGGAGGCGGTGCGCATCACCGAGCACCGCGGCGCCCGCCGACTCTCGCCGTTCACGATTCCCTCGTTCCTCGCCAATCTCGCCGCCGGCCACGTCTCGATCAAATACGGCTACAAGGGCGCGCTGGGCACGCCGGTCACCGCGTGCGCCGCCGGCGTGCAGGCGATCGGCGATGCCGCGCGCATGATCAGCGCCGGCGAAGCCGACGTCGCGATCTGCGGCGGCGCCGAAGCCTGCATCGATATCGTCAGTCTGGGCGGTTTCGCTGCGGCACGCGCGCTCTCGAGCGGATACAACGACGAGCCGGCCCGCGCCTCGCGCCCGTTCGATCGCGACCGCGACGGCTTTGTCATGGGCGAAGGCGCCGGCATTCTGGTGATCGAGGGGCTGGAACATGCGCAGGCGCGCGGCGCGACGCCAATCGCCGAGATTGTCGGATATGGCACCACCGCGGACGCCTATCACATGACGTCGGGGCCGCCGGACGGCGACGGCGCCCGCCGCGCCATGGAGATCGCGCTGCGGCAGGCGAAGCTTGAGCCAGCGGATTTGCAGCACCTCAACGCGCATGCGACCTCGACGCCGGCCGGCGACGAGAGCGAGCTTGGCGCCATCGGTGCGCTGTTCGGCCGCAACAATTCCATCGCGGTCAGCGCGACCAAATCGGCTACCGGTCATCTGCTTGGCGCGGCCGGCGGGCTCGAAGCGATCTTCACCGTGCTCGCGCTGCGCGACCAGGTCGCGCCGCCGACGCTCAATTTCGAAAACGCCGATTCAGGCGCAGAAGGTATCGATATCGTCTCAGGCAACGCACGGCCAATGCCGATGCTCAACGCCATCTCCAACGGCTTCGGCTTCGGCGGGGTGAACGCCAGCGCGATCTTTCGCCGCATAGGCTAA
- a CDS encoding helix-turn-helix domain-containing protein has translation MQPKSPSILECPVGRAVETVGEWWSILILRDAFQGATRFDEFERNLGIAPNILSRRLAHLTRSGMFARRRYHERPPRYEYVLTDKARDFFPVVVALLAWGNRHLAPKGESIVLASRDDLRPFDPIVVDAADMRPITLASAVVIAGPRASRGMRARLSSLKAMNPAIAPAGD, from the coding sequence ATGCAGCCCAAATCCCCTTCCATCCTGGAATGCCCCGTCGGCCGCGCCGTGGAGACGGTCGGCGAATGGTGGAGCATCTTGATCCTGCGGGATGCGTTCCAGGGCGCGACGAGGTTCGACGAGTTCGAGCGCAATCTCGGCATCGCACCGAACATCCTGTCGCGGCGCCTTGCCCATCTCACCAGGAGCGGCATGTTCGCCCGCCGCCGCTATCATGAGCGGCCGCCGCGTTACGAATATGTGCTGACGGACAAGGCGCGGGATTTCTTTCCCGTGGTCGTTGCGCTGCTCGCCTGGGGCAACAGGCACCTCGCGCCGAAGGGCGAATCCATCGTGCTGGCGAGCCGGGATGATTTGCGTCCATTCGATCCAATCGTGGTCGATGCCGCCGACATGCGTCCGATCACGCTCGCCAGTGCGGTCGTCATCGCAGGCCCGCGCGCCAGCCGCGGAATGCGCGCACGGCTCAGCTCGCTGAAAGCCATGAACCCGGCCATCGCGCCGGCCGGAGACTGA
- a CDS encoding polyprenyl synthetase family protein: MAVIVPFETPGASIEELVALVAPDMERVNATILSRTGSDVTMIPEVANHLISSGGKRLRPMLTLAMANLAGYTGDGHIKLAASVEFMHTATLLHDDVVDESEMRRGKLSARMLWGNEASVLVGDFLLGQAFRMMVEVGSLRALDILSAAAATIAEGEVMQLAAAKNTATTEDEYLAVIRGKTAELFAAACEVGPVIANRPKAEQTACRSVGMNLGIAFQLVDDVLDYGGKSAKLGKNTGDDFREGKITLPVVLAFRRGNDTERAFWIRALERGEIGDSDLDHAIGLMNKHRALEDTLSRAQLYGAMAVDALALFPSSPMKSALEQVVAFCLARSH; the protein is encoded by the coding sequence GTGGCCGTCATCGTACCTTTCGAAACTCCCGGCGCGTCGATCGAAGAGCTGGTTGCCCTTGTCGCCCCTGACATGGAGCGCGTCAACGCCACGATCCTGTCGCGGACCGGTTCGGACGTGACCATGATCCCGGAGGTGGCCAACCATCTGATCTCCTCCGGTGGCAAGCGGCTGCGGCCGATGCTGACGCTCGCCATGGCCAACCTCGCCGGATATACCGGCGACGGCCACATCAAGCTCGCCGCCTCCGTCGAGTTCATGCACACCGCCACGCTCCTGCACGACGACGTCGTCGACGAGAGCGAGATGCGCCGCGGCAAGCTGTCCGCGCGCATGCTCTGGGGCAACGAGGCGAGCGTGCTGGTCGGCGACTTCCTGCTCGGCCAGGCCTTCCGCATGATGGTCGAGGTCGGCTCCCTGCGCGCCCTCGATATCCTTTCCGCGGCCGCCGCCACCATCGCCGAGGGTGAGGTCATGCAGCTCGCCGCGGCCAAGAACACCGCGACCACCGAGGACGAATATCTCGCCGTGATCCGCGGCAAGACCGCCGAGCTGTTTGCGGCGGCCTGCGAGGTCGGGCCCGTGATCGCCAACCGTCCGAAAGCCGAGCAGACCGCCTGCCGTTCGGTCGGCATGAATCTCGGCATCGCCTTCCAGCTCGTCGATGACGTGCTTGACTATGGCGGCAAAAGCGCAAAGCTCGGCAAGAACACCGGCGACGATTTTCGCGAGGGCAAGATCACGTTGCCCGTGGTGCTTGCCTTCCGCCGCGGCAACGACACCGAGCGCGCATTCTGGATCCGCGCGCTCGAGCGCGGCGAGATCGGCGACAGCGATCTCGATCACGCCATCGGGTTGATGAACAAGCACCGCGCGCTCGAGGACACGCTGAGCCGCGCCCAGCTCTACGGCGCCATGGCCGTTGACGCGCTGGCACTGTTCCCGTCCTCGCCGATGAAGAGCGCACTGGAGCAGGTGGTGGCGTTCTGCCTAGCGCGGTCGCATTAG
- a CDS encoding LysE family translocator: MSDTNFWLFLAAAFVIAAIPGPGIFYIAARTLSEGRASCFASTAGAALGGLVHVVAGSLGISAIILASAELFAAVKFGGALYLVWLGIKTFRSAGRALSLESEPVGDKRAFRDGVLVEALNPKSAAFFLAFIPQFLDPAGASPTLQFILLGAISVTLNTLADVVVVLMASATRTQLIGRPQLMRRLTRGSGIFIAGLGLSLALARRPANG, from the coding sequence ATGAGCGACACGAATTTCTGGTTGTTCCTCGCCGCCGCCTTTGTCATTGCCGCTATTCCCGGCCCCGGCATCTTTTACATCGCAGCGCGAACCCTCTCGGAAGGGCGCGCGAGTTGCTTTGCCTCGACCGCGGGGGCGGCGCTGGGCGGCCTGGTCCATGTGGTCGCGGGCAGCCTCGGCATCTCCGCGATCATCCTGGCGAGCGCCGAGCTGTTTGCCGCCGTCAAATTCGGCGGCGCGCTCTATCTGGTCTGGCTCGGCATCAAGACCTTTCGCAGCGCAGGCCGCGCGCTGTCGCTCGAAAGCGAGCCCGTCGGGGACAAGCGCGCGTTCCGTGACGGCGTGCTGGTCGAGGCGCTGAACCCGAAGAGCGCGGCGTTCTTCCTCGCCTTCATTCCACAATTCCTCGATCCCGCGGGAGCGAGCCCCACGCTGCAATTCATCCTGCTCGGCGCCATCTCGGTGACGCTGAACACGCTCGCCGATGTCGTCGTGGTGCTGATGGCGTCCGCGACGCGCACGCAGCTGATCGGACGGCCGCAACTGATGCGTCGCCTCACCCGGGGCTCCGGCATCTTCATC
- a CDS encoding DUF2007 domain-containing protein codes for MRELVRTNDIVLVSAIGALLDGANIHHLVLDQNMSIIEGSLGVLPRRILVHEDDAIEARQLLTEAGLSHELRGDD; via the coding sequence TTGCGTGAACTGGTTCGGACCAACGATATCGTGCTGGTGTCGGCGATCGGCGCGCTGCTCGACGGCGCCAACATCCATCATCTGGTGCTGGACCAGAACATGAGCATCATCGAGGGCTCGCTCGGCGTGCTACCGCGGCGGATCCTGGTCCATGAGGACGACGCCATCGAGGCCCGGCAACTCTTGACCGAGGCCGGCCTCAGTCACGAACTGCGCGGCGATGATTGA